In a genomic window of Leishmania donovani BPK282A1 complete genome, chromosome 32:
- a CDS encoding GIPL galf transferase, putative translates to MGKSTSVHTLRSHRRFITVRTLLPILIFIFLCGAVSTIFLSSPDQWTVARTREATTWPPSGELTTTKPGEPRQSMTPTSPITTSAPAIDTTAEPTSIPAEQTSTFDGPATPTSAASASATGAEESGTLLADPTTETTKQNPAMKELDRWTKMQLPADWMECIRQNLQLDKRGRPMRAVTAMTDAIPLLITPLTGDVKFFPYFVCSMDVAVRYHYVIQNEREPDTTAVIDELQRRFGNSGRFLVLRNRYNRGYSGSMNQGFEWALKERTAEEVPWVFACGVDVIFEPGLLANMVKVVQENTRDDAAMLAALRAEVELEERLVREGNYSYYERWAPRGRPLKVLRSGYPGVPLNVRTAPLLPHRIRYMVADENRESGIVTPAELRKRFFGNYVATVTPVEYALGTIAVTRLALSTVGYFDENYFPAYMDDIDLRWRHFAYGFGTLHGEHNGPVTRWHHYNAANLRGSPFVDPDLQKYGTEDNYSRRAFVSYIRRSKGIYDKLKYGPRDVDGVWREAVQEAEYKYMHFNVSHFPADTWVLDEDARRCMFHHTYNYEMQAWSRPSDCSYNPRTLEESGILGVDQLANFRSMIEGKTFDYQ, encoded by the coding sequence ATGGGGAAAAGCACCTCCGTGCACACCCTCAgaagccaccgccgcttcaTTACAGTGCGCACGTTGCTCCCGATTCTCATCTTTATTTTCTTGTGTGGCGCTGTGAGCACGATATTTCTAAGCAGTCCCGATCAATGGACGGTTGCACGGACACGGGAGGCGACCACTTGGCCACCTAGTGGCGAACTAACCACTACCAAACCGGGTGAGCCGAGGCAGAGCATGACCCCGACATCGCCGATCACGACATCGGCACCGGCAATCGACACCACCGCTGAGCCGACGTCAATACCAGCGGAGCAGACAAGTACGTTTGACGGCCCAGCAACACCGACGTCTGCGGCGTCTGCGAGCGCTACTGGCGCTGAGGAGAGCGGCACACTGCTTGCAGACCCGACGACGGAGACGACGAAGCAGAACCCGGCGATGAAGGAACTGGACCGGTGGACGAAGATGCAACTCCCTGCGGACTGGATGGAGTGCATTCGGCAGAACCTGCAACTCGACAAGCGCGGGCGGCCGATGCGcgcggtgacggcgatgacggaCGCTATCCCGCTGCTGATTACGCCGCTGACTGGCGACGTAAAGTTCTTCCCGTACTTCGTGTGCTCGATGGACGTGGCTGTGCGGTACCATTACGTGATCCAGAACGAGCGTGAACCAGATACGACGGCGGTGATCGACGAgttgcagcgccgcttcggcaACAGCGGGCGCTTCCTTGTTTTGCGCAACCGATACAACCGCGGGTACTCCGGGAGTATGAACCAGGGCTTCGAGTGggcgctgaaggagcggACAGCGGAGGAGGTTCCGTGGGTGTTTGCGTGCGGCGTGGACGTGATCTTCGAGCCCGGGCTGCTTGCGAACATGGTCAAGGTTGTGCAGGAAAACACCCGCGACGATGCTGCGATGCTagccgcgctgcgcgcggAGGTCGAGCTAGAGGAGCGGCTTGTGCGCGAGGGTAATTACTCCTACTACGAGCGATGGGCGCCGCGTGGGCGTCCGCTCAAGGTGCTACGGAGCGGGTATCCAGGCGTGCCGTTGAACGTGCGGACCGCGCCACTGTTGCCACACCGCATTCGGTACATGGTGGCGGATGAGAACCGCGAGAGCGGGATTGTCACCCCTGCGGAGTTGCGCAAGCGGTTCTTCGGCAACTACGTGGCGACTGTGACTCCTGTCGAGTATGCCCTGGGCACCATTGCGGTGACGCGGCTAGCGCTGTCGACTGTTGGGTACTTTGACGAGAACTACTTCCCCGCATACATGGACGACATCGATCTACGTTGGCGGCACTTCGCGTATGGGTTTGGCACACTACATGGCGAGCACAACGGCCCCGTAACTCGCTGGCACCACTACAACGCTGCGAACCTTCGCGGAAGCCCATTTGTGGATCCGGACCTGCAGAAGTATGGCACAGAGGACAACtacagccgccgcgccttcgTGAGCTATATCCGACGCTCTAAGGGCATATACGACAAGCTCAAGTACGGTCCGCGTGACGTGGACGGTGTATGGCGTGAGGCTGTGCAGGAAGCCGAGTACAAGTACATGCATTTCAATGTGTCCCACTTCCCTGCGGACACATGGGTGCTTGATGAGGATGCGCGCCGATGCATGTTTCACCACACGTACAACTACGAGATGCAGGCCTGGAGTAGGCCGAGCGACTGCTCCTACAATCCGCggacgctggaggagagcGGCATCCTTGGCGTGGACCAGCTGGCGAACTTCAGATCAATGATTGAGGGGAAAACCTTTGATTACCAAtga